AACTGCCAATCTTCGAGGTCAGGAAGTGGATAGCGATCGCATTGTCGATCAATTCAGAGCCGATTACCTGTGGGAACTGGCCGAAATGATGAGTGGCGAAACCCAAACAAGCGAAACTATTGAAATGGCTTATGCTCCTGCTGCTTGGCGCAAAATAGTCGGTCAAGCTTTACCAGGGATTGATGAAATGCTTTCTCTGTTAACAGTAATGGAATTGCTAGAGCAACAAGAAGAAGACTTGATTATTTTAGACACTGCTCCTACAGGTCATCTTCTACGTTTTCTAGAAATGCCAAATGCACTAGCAGACTGGCTAGCTTGGATTTTCAAACTCTGGATCAAGTATCAGAATGTCCTTGGTCGTACAGAGTTTATGGGGCGTTTACGAACTTTGCGACAGCGCGTAGTCAAAGCCCAAAAAGTGCTAAAAGACCCACAGCAAGCAGAGTTCATTGGGGTTACGCTTAACCAGGCTAGTGTACTTGCCGAACAACAACGCCTGTTCAAATCTATGCAAGAAATAGGTGTGAGCCAGAATTACCTTGTTCTAAACCGCTTTACTTCTACAGCAACCATTACCATTAATTGCGATTTTCCAGGTTTGACAATGGTTCGCTTACCAATGCTTCCTCGCTCAGTTCAGCCTTTAGAACGCATCCAAGCAGCAGTCGGCTGTTTATTTTAACAGCTAATTAAACTAAATACTTTCATACCCAAAGAGAAATTTATTATGCACCGCACTCCAAAACGTGGACAAATTCAAGCCAAACTTAGCACCATGCCTCCTCAACGTTCGCAAGCAACAGTTTACTTAAATGCTTACAAAATAATGCTTGAAAAAGAGCGTTTAGAGGAGGAACTAAAGAAACTCGAAGCACGCCAATCTCAGATTCAGCAGCGTCTTGCTATTTTAAACAGTCAAATAATTGCTGAAGAGGACATTACCCATCAGCAAGCAAAGACTGACTTGGAGGACAAGACACCAAAATTCAAAACCTTAACATTGGAATACTAGTAAGTCGGTACAAATAAAGTTAACTAGTAAGGGTCATCATTAGTTAATAGTCTCTAATCCGAATAGCACTAAGCTAACGGCAAACCCATTATCTATAACGCTTTTGGGTGTTGGGTGTAGCGAGGAAGAGATTTATTTGTGTCGGTACTCATATTTACTTTTCTTGATTTTTCCTTACACCCCACACCCTAACCCCATCTTGCCAAAATAGTACTTTAATTTAGACTGATAGACCATCTTTAAAGTTAGTCTCGTTTTTTACTAATTCAAAAAATTCTGAGATTTCTTGAGGCGAGCGTAGGTGGTAGACATTTTTAGTGCTTTGAGCTTGCGCGACATATTCACGATATCTTGGAGTCAAATATTTGTGGCATAACCAAAGCACGCGGTAACTATTGAGGGAACTCTTCAATATTGGGCTGTCTTGAGGCCAGCCGTCTGGCGGTTTTAAGTAACCTGTGATGAATCGTTTAGTTACCCACCATCCATGCAGATATAGTGGTAGATCCACATAAACTAGAGTATCTGCCTCGTTCAGTCGTAGCCAAAGAGTTTCCATGCAACCAAACCCGTCAATAATCCATCGGTCAGTTGATAAGATTTGCTGATGAGTGCGCTTATAGTCTTCCTGGGGAACCTCTACACCTCCTGATTGATATTTAATTTTATCCAGGACGTGAAGTGGTAAACCAGTGATTTGGGATAATCTTTTGCTCAAAGTTGATTTACCGCCTCCAGCATTGCCAAACACCGCTACTTTTTTCATCATTACTCTCCTTTTGTTGCAATTAACTCACCTCTAATTAGAAATGATAAGTTCTTCCATACCCTACTACGATTATCATTTTCATTAATAGCTTTGCTATCGTAGTAACAGAAGTACGATCGCTCTTATGAATATTATGGAACGGCTAGTTATATAGAGTGGTAGTGTAGGTTAATCTACAATGCTTGCTCGAATATCTTTTAAAGTCATCATTAGTGTTAATGGTTCTATTGGTGATGCTTGAAAACCACGTTTTAAATAAAATTTTTGGGCTTCTTCATCTTTAGCGTGAACCAAAATACATCTAACACCAGCTATTTGAGATACTGATAAAATGCGTTTAATAGCATCTTTTAATAAACCAGACCCTATACCTTGTCCTTCCCATTTGGTATCTACAGCTAGCCTACCAATAAGCATACACGGTATAGAGTCTGGTGCATTCCGTTTAGCTTTGCTAACAGCTGCTAAATGAGTTACAGAAGCCGTTGCTAAACAGTAATAGCCTATTACTTTATTTTCAACTGTTACTACAAATGTTCTGGCTGCATCTCCCTCACTTTTCAAAGCTCTCTCCTTCAGCCAGCTATTCAAGGCTTCTGATTTAGATTCAAACTCTGATACATCATGGTCTTTAGTAACAGGCTGAGGAGCATTAATCATTTTCGTTTGGTTTGTCATCAATCCCAAGGCGATTTAGTAGTTAAGAGTTTACGAATTTCTTCATTCGCTTTAGGTGGTGACTCCAAAATAGCAAGGAATTCTTGATATTTTTCCTCATCTAATGCAAAGAAGGTTTTGTCACAGATGACTTTTTCAGCTTCTCTACAGGCTACCTCTAACATAAAGTCAGAACGGCTTTTACCAAGAATCGAAGCCGCATTGTCAATTAAATCCCGTTGTTGTTCTTGAACTCTAATATTAATTACTTGGTTACGACCAAGATTATCCATTTTAGAACGGGCAACCATTAGGTATCTTCCATGTATATGTGTCATATAAGCATTACCGAAGTAAGCTTGCAACCTTACTTCGGTAATGCTTAATATCTAATATAGAACATTGTATATACAACGTCAATACAATTTATGTATCAGTGAAAATATCGGGAAATGACTCTTTTCCTGGCGTTCTAGGGATGAAATTGTACGTATTGAAATTTAAAACTCCTTATCCTAAGCTGTCGCGCCTACAAGTTGCCTCATAATCTTTTAGGTAAAACCTGTAAACCCTCTCCTCTGCCCCTCTGCTCCCCTGCTGTCTCAATGTGCAAATTAAAAACACAACAGCTTATCTGCGTCTGGAGCGCTTCTGCGTGAGACAAATCATCCTGCATTTATGCAACACCTTATTCCCTATCCTCTGTTTCCTGCTTTTCTGCTTCCAGAATTGCTAATAAAAGAGCTTCTTCCTGAATTTCAAACTCTTCTTCAGAAAGTTCTCCCATATCAAAAGCAAGTTGGAGTGTAAGAAGCTGCTTGCTGAGATTTTCTTTATCATCAATTTCAGTATTGGCTTGTTCTAAAATTTTTTCCCCAAGCCACGTTACCCCCATTAATGGGCCAGTAATCGGTAGTAGTAAGAAGCGCAGAACCATATTAATTTACACTTGTGTAGATTTGTTACAGCTGTCTCACAAGACCGTAATCTTGCTGATGACATTATATAAAACATTACTTAGTCTTATGTTGATGCCAAAATGGGTTGGATTTGAGTTCAGTTAAGGCTTCTTGACATCTGTATTTTATATTTCCGATGTGCAAAAAATTACTTTTACATAAAATTATTACTTACGAGGTACTTAGAGCTTGACAACAGTATTAAATGCATCTCCCCAACGATTTGTCAATACCCCTGCTGTTCAACGCATCGCTCAACGTGCTTTGCGCTATCTACAGTCGGGTTTTTCAGTACATTTACGTGGTGCGGCCGGAGTCGGAAAAACTACTCTGGCAATGCATCTAGCTGATTTGCTCAACCAGCCGATCATCCTCTTATTTGGAGATGATGAGTTTAAAACCTCAGACTTGATTGGTAATCAATTAGGTTATACCCGCAAAAAGGTTGTTGATAACTTCATCCACAGCGTTGTGAAAGTTGAAGATGAACTTCGACAACACTGGGTTGATGCCCGATTAACCCTAGCTTGTAAAGAAGGATTTACGCTGGTTTACGACGAATTCAATCGATCGCACCCGGAGGTAAATAACGTTTTACTCTCGGTACTTGAGGAGAGGTTGTTGGTATTGCCAACAAACCAACAGCGAGCCGAGTATATCCGGGTTCATCCTAAGTTTC
This portion of the Nostoc sp. GT001 genome encodes:
- a CDS encoding GNAT family N-acetyltransferase, yielding MTNQTKMINAPQPVTKDHDVSEFESKSEALNSWLKERALKSEGDAARTFVVTVENKVIGYYCLATASVTHLAAVSKAKRNAPDSIPCMLIGRLAVDTKWEGQGIGSGLLKDAIKRILSVSQIAGVRCILVHAKDEEAQKFYLKRGFQASPIEPLTLMMTLKDIRASIVD
- a CDS encoding DUF1778 domain-containing protein → MVARSKMDNLGRNQVINIRVQEQQRDLIDNAASILGKSRSDFMLEVACREAEKVICDKTFFALDEEKYQEFLAILESPPKANEEIRKLLTTKSPWD
- a CDS encoding adenylate kinase gives rise to the protein MMKKVAVFGNAGGGKSTLSKRLSQITGLPLHVLDKIKYQSGGVEVPQEDYKRTHQQILSTDRWIIDGFGCMETLWLRLNEADTLVYVDLPLYLHGWWVTKRFITGYLKPPDGWPQDSPILKSSLNSYRVLWLCHKYLTPRYREYVAQAQSTKNVYHLRSPQEISEFFELVKNETNFKDGLSV
- a CDS encoding gas vesicle protein GvpG, which translates into the protein MVLRFLLLPITGPLMGVTWLGEKILEQANTEIDDKENLSKQLLTLQLAFDMGELSEEEFEIQEEALLLAILEAEKQETEDRE